In Trichoderma asperellum chromosome 1, complete sequence, a single window of DNA contains:
- a CDS encoding uncharacterized protein (EggNog:ENOG41), which yields MNVSSIIIAHRILTMTPSISSLQHESTSASQDGRSPKGGAIFRIRGVPLSWQKDQLQAYLEHQEPDSRPLVKSLANEVDGYFKTATVSFQSPLPSEKISKAWNIPLPEPDNDDDDLSVSALPLRVDGAFLGITTLFAPTVEDHEVDIVAVSGLGGHAYGSFKDKNGSHMWLQDALPLNLNKDDTHHPMARIMIYGHDSAVPWSSNVQDIDDLSSALHSALLALIQAPRPRPIILMGHSLGGLIIKKALITLSKSSSLDDQNLFQTIYGIVFFGVPHGGMDIASLMPMVEDGPNRSLVESIGASSSVLDNLQQDFLPSLGDQGEKEVTCFYETEQSPTARQDENGKWSMSGPPTILVTKSSAVHCRSWEQDSVHICPIARSHSEIVKFGPNDSYYNDVRDRLYGLVQRALRPETHEYV from the exons ATGAACGTCTCTTCCATCATAATCGCTCATCGTATTCTTACAATGACACCTTCTATTTCCAGCCTCCAACATGAATCAACCTCTGCTTCTCAAGACGGAAGAAGCCCGAAAGGCGGAGCAATATTTCGGATACGAGGCGTACCTCTAAGTTGGCAAAAAGACCAATTACAAGCCTACCTAGAGCATCAGGAGCCCGATTCTCGACCTCTTGTCAAGTCTCTTGCGAATGAAGTAGATGGTTATTTTAAAACAGCCACCGTTAGCTTTCAAAGTCCTCTGCCTTCAGAGAAAATTAGCAAAGCTTGGAATATTCCGCTGCCAGAACCAGacaacgatgatgacgacctCTCCGTTTCAGCCCTACCATTAAGGGTAGATGGAGCTTTTCTCGGCATTACCACCCTGTTTGCGCCTACTGTGGAAGATCACGAGGTTGA TATTGTTGCTGTCTCCGGCCTTGGTGGACATGCATACGGATCCTTCAAGGACAAGAATGGGAGTCACATGTGGTTACAAGATGCCCTTCCCCTTAACCTTAATAAGGATGATACTCATCATCCAATGGCCCGTATCATGATATATGGTCATGATTCAGCTGTGCCATGGAGCAGCAATGTGCAGGATATAGACGACTTATCGTCTGCACTCCATTCAGCCCTCTTGGCTCTGATCCAAGCTCCACGACCAAGGCCTATTATTCTCATGGGTCATAGCTTGGGTGGATTAATCATCAAAAAG GCATTAATCACTCTGTCCAAATCCTCCAGCTTGGACGACCAAAATCTTTTCCAGACGATTTATGGAATTGTCTTTTTTGGAGTTCCGCATGGCGGTATGGACATTGCCTCTCTTATGCCCATGGTCGAAGATGGACCTAACCGTTCCCTGGTCGAGTCAATTggggcatcatcatctgtctTGGATAATCTGCAACAGGactttcttccatctttgGGTGAccagggagagaaagaagtcACTTGCTTTTATGAAACAGAGCAATCGCCGACCGCGCGGCAG GACGAGAATGGTAAATGGAGCATGAGCGGCCCTCCAACCATCCTTGTTACAAAATCTTCGGCCGTGCATTGTCGCTCATGGGAACAGGATAGCGTTCACATATGCCCTATTGCACGATCCCATTCCGAGATTGTCAAGTTTGGCCCGAATGACAGCTATTATAACGATGTCCGAGATAGGCTCTACGGACTCGTACAGCGAGCTTTGAGGCCAGAAACACATGAATACGTCTAA
- a CDS encoding uncharacterized protein (EggNog:ENOG41) — translation MTKEAVTASKQGPQHMQGPTLLPSPVAQAVSLATRSTSLAIRIGSVVSNAGLDAARFTTLGSLGLARGMIEGVMSRAAKDTLEQSQTELAVQEAETILERSLENLHYAVTQAVFWTSVSFRLTGTTISTASAGSQLLLSSLDQLLGSTDSSRAVASIVTLIRREFENPTTGLQGERVGVIDLTLALSTLAYLQRACRKTTEEERRRQSYEEIVWDVVVLENGDRVDIDEKVFSEIRGGYSSQDKDIVPSTPSNGSMNNVEDDEAVISRLKSQIMASVAPGTAVSISNSVSSVQTITVDVHGSNLLSLPTPPGAEIVETQPLLTSGSSLSYHSSDQKDQPASSYRVVYKINRNKKETTSFRGGEEPQVEAVEVIGDYQSSGSEETLTETPTITLPEDPSPPSSPFTSPSATFAFQSPPIPPKDKRKHHKSQPHDFSKPTKSSSRKNNGDSAKTSSRTSTPSKEPMYLEDLPAQNQKKQRTHKTQDTSKKAYAGKKTEAGASSRTPDKKAGLKHILRGNGPSVSHIWTKESIPLDYTGGRDLHAKPSLRDIARELRSGSPPSDAVPRSPTEHYSVYLKPPGGHRRNRSYATSIYSAGTNDSVSSLVLSSYYQKSAYNTSDALHSLQTQGFVDGTFPEGHLLPNITRYMRFSSASYGSHFLKLTGISSETPSPGAWDGIHNDVRHFAHHTESQTDNILLASFVDPQGGSDATGSTRSGVPLVHYISLDHAAKAVVLACRGTLGFEDVLADLTCEYDRLVWRGRGYRVHKGIHASARRLLYGDDGRVLVTLQEALREFPDYGLVLCGHSLGAGVTSLLGIMLSEPNPCGPGFVTSAEPYTVRPPPNEALINVRLSKIRPPSGRRIHVYAYGPPGVMSSSLRQITRGLITTVVHGNDLVPHLSLGLLHDFQGVALAFKNDANNTKSEIRQRIWNALQDNVSDRWYSYRSASKVASSGGVSDEERWMLPALDNMRASMKGTKLLPPGEVFTLETQRVLRRDAFLLLDEEHIGRPAQRIVLKYVKDVEGRFGEVRFGASMLTDHSPAKYEDALNKLRVGVST, via the coding sequence ATGACGAAAGAGGCTGTTACGGCCTCTAAGCAGGGGCCTCAACACATGCAAGGCCCAACACTTCTGCCATCACCTGTTGCTCAAGCCGTCAGCCTTGCCACTCGATCAACGTCGCTCGCCATTCGCATTGGATCCGTGGTGAGCAACGCCGGCCTCGATGCCGCAAGATTCACTACCCTCGGCAGCCTCGGGCTGGCCCGGGGCATGATTGAAGGCGTCATGAGCCGAGCTGCCAAAGATACCCTTGAGCAATCGCAGACCGAGCTGGCCGTTCAGGAAGCAGAGACGATTCTAGAGCGCAGCCTCGAAAACCTGCACTATGCCGTCACTCAGGCTGTCTTTTGGACTTCAGTCAGCTTCCGGCTCACAGGCACAACCATCTCTACTGCTTCTGCAGGCTCACAACTCCTTTTATCGTCTCTTGACCAGCTCCTCGGCTCAACAGATTCCTCTCGAGCAGTTGCAAGCATCGTCACTCTTATTCGCCGTGAATTCGAGAATCCCACAACAGGCCTTCAAGGAGAGCGAGTCGGTGTCATTGATCTGACGCTTGCGCTCAGCACGCTGGCCTATCTACAGCGAGCATGCCGCAAAACGACTGAAGAAGAACGCCGAAGGCAGTCCTATGAAGAAATTGTCTGGGATGTGGTTGTCTTGGAAAACGGAGATCGGGTTGACATTGATGAAAAGGTGTTTAGTGAGATCCGTGGGGGCTACAGCAGCCAGGATAAGGATATTGTCCCGTCGACTCCTTCCAACGGTTCCATGAATAAtgttgaagacgacgaagctGTTATATCCCGCCTTAAGAGCCAGATAATGGCCTCTGTGGCTCCAGGCACCGCAGTATCCATTTCCAACTCGGTATCTTCGGTGCAAACAATCACCGTGGATGTTCATGGATCAAATCTCCTTTCTCTACCAACCCCGCCAGGCGCTGAAATTGTCGAGACACAGCCCCTCCTCACTTCTGGAAGCTCTCTATCATACCATTCATCAGACCAAAAAGATCAACCTGCATCATCCTACCGGGTGGTATACAAGATAAATCGCAATAAGAAGGAAACGACGTCTTTCCGAGGCGGAGAAGAGCCTCAAGTAGAAGCTGTCGAAGTTATTGGCGATTATCAGAGTTCTGGGAGCGAGGAAACTCTCACAGAGACGCCTACAATTACTCTTCCCGAGGATCCATCAcctccatcttcaccttTTACGTCGCCATCTGCGACTTTTGCTTTCCAATCGCCGCCAATTCCTCCAAAGGATAAGAGAAAACACCATAAATCGCAGCCTCATGATTTCTCAAAACCAACCAAATCAAGTTCTCGCAAAAACAATGGCGACTCCGCTAAAACTTCTTCTCGAACGTCTACACCCTCAAAAGAGCCAATGTATTTGGAAGATTTGCCGGCCCAAAACCAAAAGAAACAACGCACCCATAAGACTCAAGATACAAGTAAGAAAGCTTATGCTGGGAAGAAGACCGAAGCAGGGGCCTCTTCAAGGACGCCTGATAAAAAGGCTGGGTTAAAGCATATCCTCAGAGGAAACGGTCCGTCCGTCTCACATATATGGACAAAGGAGTCAATCCCACTGGACTATACCGGCGGCAGAGACCTACATGCAAAACCTTCCCTTAGAGATATAGCGAGAGAATTACGGTCGGGATCCCCACCAAGCGATGCAGTGCCAAGGTCGCCCACTGAACACTACAGTGTCTATCTTAAGCCTCCTGGTGGTCATCGTCGAAATCGGTCGTATGCTACCAGCATATATAGCGCCGGCACCAACGACTCAGTGTCATCATTGGTATTGTCTTCATACTATCAAAAGAGCGCCTACAATACCTCGGACGCGCTACATTCCCTTCAGACGCAAGGTTTCGTCGATGGAACCTTTCCTGAGGGCCATCTGCTCCCTAATATCACTCGATACATGCGATTCTCCTCAGCGAGTTATGGCTCGCACTTTCTCAAACTCACTGGTATATCCAGTGAAACGCCGAGTCCCGGCGCTTGGGATGGAATTCATAACGATGTACGGCATTTTGCCCATCACACAGAGTCGCAGACCGACAATATTCTTCTCGCTTCCTTCGTTGACCCGCAGGGTGGTAGCGACGCAACTGGTTCCACCAGATCTGGCGTTCCTCTTGTCCATTACATCTCACTCGACCATGCGGCCAAGGCCGTTGTGCTTGCCTGCAGGGGCACGTTGGGATTCGAGGACGTACTGGCGGATCTGACCTGCGAGTACGATAGACTCGTTTGGAGAGGCAGAGGTTATCGTGTTCACAAGGGCATTCATGCCTCTGCTAGGAGACTGCTCTACGGTGACGACGGTCGCGTTTTAGTTACACTCCAAGAAGCTCTACGCGAATTCCCCGACTATGGGCTTGTATTGTGTGGGCACTCTTTGGGAGCTGGCGTCACCTCGTTGCTGGGAATCATGCTGTCTGAGCCCAATCCTTGTGGCCCTGGCTTCGTCACATCCGCTGAGCCCTACACAGTCAGGCCTCCACCCAACGAGGCCCTTATCAATGTGAGGCTTAGCAAAATTCGCCCTCCGTCCGGTCGGCGCATACACGTGTATGCATATGGCCCTCCAGGCGTCATGTCATCGTCTCTGCGCCAAATCACTCGCGGCCTCATTACCACCGTCGTACACGGCAACGACTTGGTGCCTCATCTATCCTTGGGCCTGCTCCATGACTTTCAAGGCGTTGCCCTGGCGTTTAAGAACGACGCAAACAACACAAAGTCCGAAATCCGCCAGCGCATCTGGAATGCCCTACAAGACAATGTCTCAGATAGATGGTATTCCTATCGCAGCGCCAGCAAAGTCGCCAGCAGCGGAGGCGTGAGTGACGAAGAGAGATGGATGCTTCCCGCGCTGGATAATATGAGGGCAAGCATGAAGGGCACGAAGCTCCTCCCGCCTGGCGAGGTGTTCACTCTTGAGACGCAGCGGGTGTTGAGGAGAGacgcttttcttctcttggaTGAGGAGCATATTGGGAGACCAGCGCAGAGGATTGTGCTCAAGTACGTGAAGGATGTGGAGGGTCGGTTTGGAGAGGTGCGATTTGGGGCGAGCATGTTGACGGATCATAGTCCGGCGAAGTATGAAGATGCTCTGAACAAGCTGAGGGTGGGAGTGTCGACGTGA